The Aequorivita sublithincola DSM 14238 genome window below encodes:
- the guaA gene encoding glutamine-hydrolyzing GMP synthase, which yields MQNNVLILDFGSQYTQLIARRVRELNIYCEIHPYHHIPENLDPFKAVILSGSPFSVRAEDAPHPDLSQIKGHKPLLAVCYGAQYLAHFNGGSVEPSNIREYGRAKLSMIKSGEEFFKDIPENTNVWMSHSDTIAQLPKNGVRLASTDDVVNAAYRIDGEETYAIQFHPEVYHTTHGAQLLKNFLVNIAEVPQTWTPAAFVETTVDSLKEQIGDGKVVLGLSGGVDSTVAAILLNKAIGKNLYCIFVNNGLLRKDEFDSVLHQYKDMGLNVKGVNASERFLNALKGESDPERKRKAIGNAFIEVFDDEAHQLTGVDWLGQGTIYPDVIESVSVNGPSVTIKSHHNVGGLPDFMKLKIVEPLRMLFKDEVRRVGKEMGIDAELLGRHPFPGPGLAIRILGDITAEKVRILQEVDAIFINGLKKWDLYDKVWQAGAILLPVNSVGVMGDERTYEKVVALRAVESTDGMTADWVNLPYEFLQEVSNHIINRVKGVNRVVYDISSKPPATIEWE from the coding sequence ATGCAAAACAACGTCCTCATATTAGATTTTGGCTCGCAGTACACTCAACTTATCGCTAGACGCGTGCGGGAACTGAACATTTACTGCGAAATTCATCCATACCACCACATTCCAGAAAACTTGGATCCTTTTAAGGCAGTTATACTTTCCGGCAGTCCGTTTTCCGTTCGCGCGGAAGATGCACCGCATCCAGACCTTTCACAGATTAAAGGTCATAAACCACTTTTAGCAGTTTGTTATGGCGCGCAATATTTGGCGCACTTTAACGGCGGAAGCGTGGAACCTTCAAACATTCGTGAATACGGCAGGGCGAAACTTTCAATGATAAAATCTGGAGAGGAATTCTTTAAGGATATTCCCGAAAATACAAACGTTTGGATGAGTCATAGTGATACCATTGCGCAACTTCCCAAAAACGGAGTGCGTTTGGCGAGTACGGATGATGTGGTGAATGCTGCTTATAGAATTGATGGCGAAGAAACATACGCAATCCAATTCCACCCAGAAGTTTACCATACAACTCACGGTGCGCAATTGCTTAAAAATTTCTTAGTAAACATCGCAGAGGTTCCACAAACATGGACGCCCGCAGCTTTTGTTGAAACTACCGTTGACAGTTTGAAAGAGCAAATTGGCGACGGCAAAGTTGTTCTTGGTTTAAGTGGCGGAGTAGATTCTACCGTAGCAGCAATTCTTTTAAACAAAGCCATCGGCAAAAATCTGTACTGCATCTTTGTTAATAACGGACTACTTCGTAAAGATGAATTTGATAGTGTACTTCACCAATATAAAGATATGGGACTTAACGTGAAAGGCGTTAACGCTTCTGAACGTTTTTTGAACGCATTGAAAGGTGAAAGCGACCCCGAAAGAAAACGCAAAGCCATTGGAAACGCTTTTATCGAAGTTTTTGATGATGAAGCGCATCAGTTAACTGGCGTGGATTGGCTAGGACAAGGAACTATTTATCCAGACGTTATTGAAAGCGTTTCGGTTAACGGACCTTCGGTAACTATAAAAAGTCACCACAACGTAGGTGGTTTGCCAGATTTCATGAAACTCAAAATCGTGGAACCGCTGCGTATGCTTTTTAAAGATGAAGTGCGACGCGTTGGAAAAGAAATGGGCATTGATGCAGAGTTATTAGGCAGACATCCTTTTCCAGGACCTGGTTTGGCAATCCGTATTTTAGGCGATATTACGGCCGAAAAAGTTCGTATATTACAAGAGGTTGACGCTATCTTTATCAACGGTTTAAAAAAGTGGGACCTTTACGACAAAGTTTGGCAAGCCGGAGCAATTTTACTTCCAGTGAACAGCGTTGGCGTTATGGGCGACGAAAGAACTTATGAAAAAGTTGTGGCCTTAAGAGCCGTAGAATCCACAGACGGAATGACGGCAGATTGGGTAAACCTTCCTTATGAATTTCTGCAAGAAGTGAGCAACCATATAATAAACCGCGTGAAAGGCGTTAATAGAGTAGTCTATGACATCAGCTCTAAACCGCCAGCCACCATTGAGTGGGAATAA
- a CDS encoding LysM peptidoglycan-binding domain-containing protein — translation MFDKLKKSIIPMLKCLIYVSVTLLFMVSCGSAAQQQYKSHAVQKGETVYSIAKQYNISEETIYNLNPDSRNDLKVNSVLIIPSNNAISSGTNKNNYRDHKVKKQETLYGIAQLYNVSVDDIKKLNKELYSRGLRNGERLLIPAASDNTNNTGGTLARTQKYTVQAKETKFGIARKFGISIAELENLNPYLGESLKVGATIIVPNKSVIENAEIDDNNFQYYEVKPKEGFYRLKEKFGLSEEEIIALNPYAKDGLKEGMVLKLPKEESTISKDDISIINLEKKIEYKNMKTVALMLPFRLMRSASDSTNNDTDLLKKDPTLRVALDFYSGALMAAEFAKNKGISVTLNVYDTERSDSKVASIISKSEFKNVDAVIGPLLQKNVEKASELLNDEKIPVFSPLSNRDMAMNDNFFQTLPTDAVLQKTMIRYIKENASNKNIIIISDSKSARQKDMILAAIPTAKTVTPRGSGYIQASDISSIASEGVENWVILESENPVLVSSAVNVLAASSASYKLRLFTLNKNEAYEWHEVSSTRLAKLNFTFPSVNRNISEDDREPFLISYKNKYGVLPNRYAIRGFDVTYDVLLRLASEKDIYDAILPENETVYIENKFRYEPSKTRGYSNEAAYILKYNKDLKFEVVE, via the coding sequence ATGTTTGACAAACTTAAAAAATCGATTATTCCTATGTTGAAATGTTTAATATACGTTTCGGTTACCCTACTTTTTATGGTTAGTTGTGGTTCCGCAGCGCAACAACAATACAAAAGTCACGCTGTTCAAAAAGGTGAAACGGTCTACAGTATTGCAAAGCAATATAATATTTCTGAAGAAACCATTTACAACCTGAATCCAGATTCTCGAAATGATTTGAAGGTAAACAGTGTGTTGATAATCCCTTCCAATAACGCTATTAGCTCTGGAACAAACAAAAATAACTACCGCGATCACAAAGTTAAAAAGCAAGAAACCCTTTACGGAATTGCACAGCTTTACAATGTTAGTGTTGACGATATCAAAAAGTTAAATAAAGAATTGTATTCCCGTGGCCTTCGTAACGGAGAGCGATTGCTGATTCCTGCAGCTTCAGATAACACTAATAATACTGGAGGCACATTAGCCAGAACCCAAAAATATACTGTACAAGCTAAAGAAACTAAGTTCGGCATAGCCAGAAAATTTGGAATTTCAATTGCAGAATTAGAAAATCTAAACCCATATTTGGGCGAAAGTCTTAAAGTTGGAGCAACTATAATAGTTCCTAATAAATCTGTAATTGAAAATGCTGAAATTGACGATAACAACTTTCAATATTATGAAGTTAAACCCAAGGAAGGATTTTACAGATTGAAAGAAAAATTTGGTCTTTCTGAAGAAGAAATCATTGCCTTAAATCCTTATGCTAAAGACGGTTTGAAAGAAGGAATGGTTCTGAAATTGCCAAAAGAAGAAAGCACAATTTCAAAGGACGATATTTCAATAATTAATCTTGAAAAGAAGATTGAGTACAAAAATATGAAAACCGTTGCCTTGATGCTTCCTTTCCGTTTAATGCGAAGTGCGAGCGATTCTACAAACAACGATACTGATTTACTTAAAAAAGATCCAACCCTTCGCGTGGCTTTGGATTTTTACAGCGGCGCATTGATGGCTGCTGAATTTGCCAAAAACAAAGGAATTTCAGTTACCCTAAATGTTTACGACACTGAAAGAAGTGATAGCAAAGTTGCTTCAATAATTTCAAAAAGTGAATTCAAAAACGTGGATGCCGTGATTGGACCGCTGCTTCAAAAAAATGTTGAAAAAGCTTCAGAACTTTTGAATGATGAAAAGATTCCAGTCTTTTCGCCATTGAGCAATCGAGATATGGCTATGAACGATAACTTTTTCCAAACGCTTCCCACAGATGCTGTGCTTCAAAAAACGATGATTCGATACATAAAAGAAAACGCTTCAAACAAAAATATTATCATCATTTCAGACTCAAAAAGTGCCAGACAAAAAGACATGATTCTGGCAGCCATTCCAACAGCAAAAACTGTTACTCCTAGAGGAAGCGGTTATATTCAAGCAAGTGACATTTCATCCATAGCTTCAGAAGGAGTGGAAAACTGGGTAATTCTTGAATCTGAAAACCCTGTTTTAGTAAGTAGTGCGGTAAATGTTTTGGCAGCAAGTTCGGCCAGTTATAAGTTGCGCTTGTTCACTTTAAACAAAAATGAAGCGTATGAATGGCACGAAGTTTCAAGCACACGCTTAGCAAAATTGAACTTCACCTTTCCATCTGTAAACCGAAACATTTCTGAGGATGATCGCGAACCATTTTTAATTAGCTATAAAAATAAATATGGTGTACTTCCTAACAGATACGCCATTCGCGGTTTTGATGTAACGTATGATGTATTGCTTCGTTTGGCTTCAGAAAAAGATATTTATGACGCAATTCTTCCCGAAAATGAAACGGTTTATATTGAAAATAAATTCAGATATGAACCTTCAAAAACAAGAGGGTATTCCAACGAAGCCGCTTATATTTTGAAATACAACAAGGACCTTAAATTTGAAGTAGTAGAATGA
- a CDS encoding OsmC family protein yields MSTSKVTYLGNLRTENEHLNSGNKFITDAPTDNNGKGEAFSPTDTVATGLANCMITVMGIKARDMQVNMNGTTAMVTKTMAADPRRISKIEIVLNFPAGIDDKSRKILENTGRTCPVLFSLHPDIEKVITFNWE; encoded by the coding sequence ATGAGCACATCTAAAGTAACATACCTCGGAAACCTCCGCACAGAGAACGAACACCTTAATTCTGGAAACAAATTTATAACCGATGCCCCAACCGACAACAATGGAAAAGGCGAAGCATTTTCACCCACAGACACAGTGGCAACGGGACTTGCGAACTGTATGATTACCGTTATGGGAATCAAAGCGCGGGACATGCAAGTGAATATGAACGGCACTACAGCGATGGTTACAAAAACTATGGCAGCGGATCCACGCCGAATTTCAAAAATTGAAATAGTCCTAAATTTCCCTGCCGGAATAGATGATAAATCTAGAAAGATTCTTGAAAACACTGGTAGAACCTGTCCAGTACTTTTCAGTCTGCATCCAGATATTGAAAAAGTAATTACATTTAATTGGGAGTGA
- a CDS encoding DUF922 domain-containing protein → MKLLFTFIFSLIFFPQNISEKIIWNENQKLSWEDFRGKPNASASFVATTNSGISFHYSYSTKNGVTDVEYSVESFFTPEGSWYIPNRVNPHILKHEQAHFDISELHARMLRKNIAGKKFTKNVKPVIEAIYQKVEQNRRAMQTKFDAETDHSRNEAKEAFWQTYIAQQLADYESWK, encoded by the coding sequence ATGAAACTACTTTTCACCTTTATATTCTCTTTAATATTTTTTCCACAGAACATTTCAGAAAAAATAATTTGGAATGAAAACCAAAAACTCAGTTGGGAAGATTTTCGCGGAAAACCCAATGCCAGCGCAAGTTTTGTAGCTACCACAAATTCTGGAATCAGCTTTCATTATTCTTACTCCACAAAAAATGGGGTAACAGATGTAGAATATTCCGTTGAAAGTTTTTTTACTCCTGAAGGTTCTTGGTATATTCCCAATAGAGTGAATCCTCATATTTTAAAACACGAACAAGCCCATTTTGATATTTCAGAATTACACGCCAGAATGCTTCGGAAGAATATTGCTGGTAAAAAATTTACTAAAAATGTGAAGCCGGTAATTGAAGCAATCTATCAAAAAGTAGAGCAAAATAGACGTGCAATGCAAACCAAGTTTGATGCTGAAACCGACCATTCTCGAAACGAAGCCAAGGAAGCATTCTGGCAAACATACATCGCCCAACAACTCGCCGATTATGAATCTTGGAAGTAG
- a CDS encoding DUF3820 family protein, giving the protein MNLGSSPDPNHLIELANYKMPFGKYEGRYLANIPEYYFVWFKQKGFPEGKLGRMMAEMYELKLNGLEGLVQKLIKK; this is encoded by the coding sequence ATGAATCTTGGAAGTAGCCCAGACCCAAACCACTTAATAGAATTGGCAAACTACAAAATGCCTTTCGGAAAATACGAAGGTCGTTATTTAGCCAATATTCCTGAATATTATTTTGTATGGTTCAAACAAAAAGGTTTTCCAGAAGGTAAATTGGGCCGTATGATGGCCGAAATGTATGAACTGAAATTGAACGGACTTGAAGGATTGGTTCAGAAATTAATAAAGAAGTAG
- a CDS encoding spermidine synthase, giving the protein MTYVNGKKVLDTENANYSYGSLQKILEIGLTKVNLKNVENLLLLGMGGGSIIHSLRNTFEYTKKIVALEIDPAIIKLAMEEFGISSSKNLQIIEGDAFQFVKTSNEKFQLIIIDLFIDTNVPPIFYGKEFCENTARLLQKNGALIFNVGINLNEKSKTIETLTSNFGKDFEFRILPKVNGTNTLIVGQKL; this is encoded by the coding sequence GTGACCTACGTTAACGGTAAAAAAGTTTTAGACACCGAAAACGCAAACTATTCCTACGGTTCACTTCAAAAAATACTGGAAATTGGACTCACAAAAGTCAATTTAAAGAATGTTGAAAACCTCTTGCTACTAGGAATGGGCGGAGGAAGCATAATTCATTCGCTTCGAAATACTTTTGAATACACAAAAAAAATAGTCGCTTTAGAAATTGATCCCGCAATCATAAAACTAGCAATGGAAGAATTTGGAATTTCCTCTTCAAAAAATCTTCAAATTATTGAAGGTGATGCGTTTCAATTCGTGAAAACTTCCAACGAGAAATTTCAACTTATAATCATTGATCTCTTCATAGACACCAACGTCCCTCCTATCTTTTATGGAAAAGAATTTTGTGAAAATACAGCAAGACTTCTTCAGAAAAACGGAGCTTTAATTTTCAATGTTGGAATAAATCTCAATGAAAAATCCAAAACTATTGAAACCTTAACCTCCAATTTTGGAAAAGATTTTGAGTTCCGAATACTCCCAAAAGTGAACGGTACAAATACATTAATCGTTGGTCAAAAACTTTGA
- a CDS encoding CTP synthase, with amino-acid sequence MSTTKYIFVTGGVSSSLGKGIIAASLAKLLQARGYRVTIQKLDPYINVDPGTLNPYEHGECYVTDDGAETDLDLGHYERFLNVTTSQANNVTTGRIYQSVIEKERRGEFLGKTVQVIPHITNEIKERVQLLGNTGDYDIIITEIGGTVGDIESLPYIEAVRQMKWEMGDDNALVIHLTLVPYLSAAGELKTKPTQHSVKTLMESGIRADILVCRTEHELSDDLRRKLALFCNVKQEAVIQSIDASTIYDVPNMMLEEGLDTVTLQKLNLKNSKKPDLKKWNKFLQRHKNPKGEVHIGLIGKYVELQDSYKSILESFIHAGAENEVKVKLEFIHSEHINAKTIGKKLSKLDGILVAPGFGERGIEGKVAAVQYARENNLPFLGICLGMQMAVIEFARNVLKLKDANSTEMNPATKNPVISIMEDQKNITDKGGTMRLGSWKCDLKEGSIVSKVYKSRTINERHRHRYEFNNKYREQLEAAGLVATGINPDTGLVEIVEIPSHPWFVGVQYHPEYKSTVANPHPLFVAFVKAVHDHAENRK; translated from the coding sequence ATGAGCACTACAAAATACATCTTCGTTACGGGCGGGGTTTCATCATCTTTAGGTAAAGGAATTATCGCAGCATCGCTAGCTAAGTTATTACAAGCTAGAGGTTACCGCGTTACTATTCAAAAATTGGATCCATACATAAATGTAGATCCGGGAACGCTAAATCCGTACGAGCACGGCGAGTGTTATGTTACCGATGATGGCGCCGAAACTGATCTAGATTTAGGTCACTACGAGCGTTTTCTGAACGTAACTACTTCACAAGCCAACAACGTTACAACCGGTCGCATTTATCAAAGTGTGATTGAAAAGGAACGTCGTGGCGAGTTTTTAGGTAAAACCGTACAGGTTATTCCTCACATCACAAACGAAATTAAAGAACGCGTACAATTGCTAGGAAATACTGGCGATTACGATATAATTATAACTGAAATTGGCGGTACCGTGGGCGATATTGAGTCGTTGCCATATATTGAAGCCGTGCGCCAAATGAAGTGGGAAATGGGCGATGACAATGCCTTGGTAATTCACCTAACATTGGTCCCCTATCTTTCTGCCGCGGGCGAATTGAAAACAAAACCCACCCAACACTCTGTAAAAACCTTAATGGAAAGCGGAATTCGCGCAGATATTTTGGTTTGTAGAACAGAACACGAACTTTCGGACGACTTAAGAAGAAAGCTTGCCCTTTTTTGCAACGTAAAGCAAGAAGCAGTTATTCAATCTATTGATGCTTCCACCATTTACGACGTGCCGAATATGATGCTTGAAGAAGGTTTGGACACCGTTACACTTCAGAAATTAAATCTGAAAAACTCAAAGAAACCAGATTTAAAAAAGTGGAATAAATTCCTTCAAAGACATAAAAATCCAAAAGGCGAAGTTCATATTGGCCTAATCGGAAAATATGTGGAGTTGCAGGACAGCTATAAATCCATTCTTGAATCTTTCATCCACGCTGGCGCAGAAAACGAGGTAAAAGTGAAATTGGAATTTATTCATTCCGAACATATAAACGCAAAAACCATAGGCAAAAAACTATCAAAACTTGACGGAATTTTAGTCGCTCCAGGTTTTGGAGAGCGCGGTATTGAAGGAAAGGTTGCAGCCGTACAATACGCCAGAGAAAACAATTTACCTTTCTTAGGAATTTGTCTCGGAATGCAAATGGCAGTAATAGAATTCGCAAGAAACGTTCTGAAATTGAAGGACGCAAACAGCACAGAAATGAATCCAGCAACCAAAAATCCAGTAATAAGTATTATGGAAGATCAAAAAAACATTACCGATAAGGGCGGTACTATGCGTCTTGGTTCTTGGAAATGTGATTTGAAAGAAGGTAGTATTGTAAGTAAAGTGTATAAATCTAGGACTATAAACGAAAGACACCGCCACAGATATGAATTCAACAACAAATATCGCGAGCAACTTGAAGCTGCGGGACTTGTTGCTACAGGCATAAATCCTGATACAGGTCTTGTGGAAATTGTGGAAATACCAAGTCACCCTTGGTTTGTTGGCGTGCAATATCACCCAGAATACAAAAGTACCGTTGCCAATCCGCATCCACTTTTTGTGGCTTTTGTGAAAGCGGTACACGATCACGCTGAAAACAGAAAATAA
- the yidC gene encoding membrane protein insertase YidC has product MEQKKFDINSLIGFLLIGGILIWMLYLNKPSEEELQAEKAKTEAAAAEKATSEKTKQDITLAQATSDTMDAVKPGDSLALEQLKNKLGSFAYSGTLPSATDGTTVLENDVLMLKISNKGGYITEALLKNFHKYDSVPVYLIKDGNASLDLQFSAENRTLNSQDLFFEPTLSKNGEDQVLSMKLKTSESGYIEYRYTLHPGEYMMDFSINSQGLDGVINTSQPMYLDWKLKGYRHAKSIQYENRYSRLTYEYEDEKHSKLSPSGDDDELEKDVTWMNFRQHFFSSMLLTDTPFKEVKLTSENLVHDEEVDTTFTKQYGAKILLEPKGGALSYNMNMYYGPSDYQIFKKYDRNLDEAMPLGWGIFGIINKYIIIPLFAFLSDFLPAGIAIIVLTILIKLLLSPVQYKQYLAQAKMKVLKPEMDEIKEKYKDNKLKIQQETMKLQNSAGASPLKGCLPAILQIPVFYALFTFFPSAFDLRQKSFLWADDLSSYDTIAELPFPIPFYGDHVSLFPILASIAIFIYMMMTTGQSMQQNQTPGMPNMKFIMYLSPLFMLIFFNNYASGLSLYYFVSNLITIGIMLVIKNFIIDENKIHAKIQVKKAQPKKQNKFQRKMSEMMEQAEEQKKRK; this is encoded by the coding sequence ATGGAACAAAAGAAATTCGACATTAACTCACTCATAGGTTTTTTATTAATTGGTGGAATCCTAATCTGGATGCTATACCTTAACAAACCAAGCGAGGAAGAACTTCAAGCAGAAAAAGCAAAGACAGAAGCCGCCGCAGCAGAAAAAGCCACTTCAGAAAAAACCAAGCAAGACATAACACTCGCGCAAGCAACTTCAGACACGATGGATGCTGTAAAACCGGGTGATTCTTTAGCTTTGGAACAGTTGAAAAATAAGCTGGGTTCTTTCGCATATTCTGGAACACTTCCTTCAGCAACTGATGGCACTACTGTTTTAGAAAACGATGTGTTAATGCTGAAAATTAGCAACAAAGGAGGTTATATTACCGAAGCACTTTTAAAGAATTTCCATAAATATGATTCTGTACCTGTCTATTTAATTAAAGATGGAAACGCTTCATTAGATCTTCAATTTTCAGCAGAAAATAGAACTTTAAATTCCCAAGATTTATTCTTTGAACCTACTTTGAGCAAAAATGGCGAAGACCAAGTGCTTTCCATGAAACTCAAAACTTCTGAGTCTGGTTACATTGAATACCGATATACATTGCATCCTGGAGAATATATGATGGATTTCAGCATCAATAGTCAAGGATTAGACGGTGTTATTAACACTTCGCAACCAATGTATTTAGATTGGAAGCTGAAGGGGTATCGCCACGCAAAAAGTATTCAGTATGAAAACCGTTACTCGCGCTTAACATATGAATATGAAGACGAAAAACATTCAAAACTTTCACCTTCAGGCGACGATGACGAATTGGAAAAAGATGTTACTTGGATGAACTTCCGCCAGCATTTCTTCAGCTCCATGCTACTTACCGACACTCCTTTTAAAGAAGTAAAACTAACCTCTGAAAACCTTGTACACGACGAAGAAGTAGATACAACTTTCACCAAACAGTACGGTGCAAAAATACTTTTAGAGCCTAAAGGCGGGGCATTGTCATACAATATGAATATGTATTACGGCCCATCGGACTATCAAATTTTCAAAAAATACGACCGTAATCTAGATGAAGCGATGCCGCTGGGTTGGGGTATTTTTGGGATCATAAACAAATACATCATCATTCCGTTATTCGCTTTCTTATCAGACTTTTTACCTGCGGGAATTGCGATTATCGTTTTAACCATTTTAATAAAATTATTGTTGTCGCCAGTTCAGTACAAACAATACTTAGCGCAAGCAAAAATGAAGGTTTTAAAACCTGAAATGGACGAAATAAAAGAAAAGTACAAAGACAATAAACTTAAAATTCAGCAGGAAACTATGAAGCTGCAAAACTCTGCCGGCGCCAGTCCGCTCAAGGGTTGTTTGCCGGCCATATTGCAAATTCCGGTGTTTTATGCGTTGTTTACATTTTTCCCTTCGGCCTTTGATTTAAGGCAGAAAAGTTTCCTTTGGGCAGATGATCTTTCCAGTTATGACACCATAGCAGAACTACCTTTTCCTATTCCATTTTATGGCGATCACGTTAGTTTGTTTCCTATTTTGGCATCCATCGCCATCTTCATTTATATGATGATGACCACGGGCCAAAGCATGCAACAGAACCAAACACCTGGAATGCCGAACATGAAATTCATAATGTATCTTTCGCCATTGTTTATGTTGATATTCTTCAACAACTACGCGAGTGGACTTTCATTGTACTATTTCGTTTCAAACTTAATTACTATTGGAATTATGCTTGTGATTAAAAATTTCATTATTGATGAAAACAAAATTCACGCTAAAATTCAGGTGAAAAAAGCACAGCCGAAAAAACAGAACAAATTTCAGCGCAAAATGTCTGAAATGATGGAACAAGCTGAAGAGCAGAAAAAGAGGAAATAA
- a CDS encoding toxin-antitoxin system YwqK family antitoxin, translated as MKKIAFILFFGIILSSLNAFSQSEINQMDAQGKRHGVWKKNFNGTKQLRYEGTFEHGKEIGEFKFYCEECKTQPMATKNFSGKDGLAEVKYFTIKGKLVSEGKMKGKDRIGEWVYYHEKSKDVMIRENYANDKLDGKVTTYYPNGKITEETDYVLGIKEGEDNYYSPDGVLLKKLLYKNDELQGPALYYDAYGKVIIEGFYKNGKKHGLWKYYKDGKVTLEETFPKTEKK; from the coding sequence ATGAAAAAAATTGCTTTTATCCTTTTCTTCGGAATAATTTTAAGCTCCCTTAACGCTTTCTCCCAAAGTGAAATCAACCAAATGGACGCTCAAGGTAAACGTCACGGAGTATGGAAAAAAAACTTTAATGGAACCAAGCAACTTCGTTATGAAGGCACTTTTGAACATGGAAAGGAAATTGGCGAGTTCAAATTTTATTGTGAAGAGTGTAAGACCCAACCAATGGCAACTAAAAACTTCAGCGGTAAGGATGGTTTAGCTGAAGTAAAATATTTCACCATTAAAGGAAAATTGGTCAGTGAAGGAAAAATGAAAGGCAAAGACCGCATTGGCGAATGGGTTTACTATCACGAAAAGTCCAAAGATGTAATGATAAGAGAAAATTACGCCAACGACAAACTGGACGGAAAAGTAACCACCTACTACCCCAACGGAAAAATTACTGAAGAAACTGATTACGTCTTGGGCATAAAAGAAGGCGAAGATAATTACTACTCTCCCGATGGTGTTTTATTGAAAAAACTGCTTTACAAAAATGACGAATTGCAAGGTCCAGCCTTATACTATGACGCATACGGAAAAGTGATAATTGAAGGTTTTTACAAAAACGGAAAAAAGCACGGACTTTGGAAATACTATAAAGATGGCAAGGTAACTTTGGAAGAAACATTTCCGAAAACCGAGAAAAAATAA
- the mnmA gene encoding tRNA 2-thiouridine(34) synthase MnmA — translation MKKRVVVGLSGGVDSSVAAYLLKEQGYDVIGLFMKNWHDDTVTISDECPWLEDSNDAMLVAEKLDIPFQTVDLSEEYKERIVDYMFREYQMGRTPNPDVLCNREIKFDVFMKIALSLGADFVATGHYCRKGTFEKDGQEIHKLLAGKDPNKDQSYFLCQLSQEQLAKTLFPIGELLKPEVRKIASEQGLITAEKRDSQGLCFIGKVRLPEFLQQKLAPIDGVIVEVPASFSEYKRSQPVFSSEEEKFKYLSTKRIYTKVDGKQVGIHHGAHYFTKGQRKGLAVGGTKEPLFVIDTDVEENIIYTGQGKDHPGLYRRGLFVKNEEIHWVREDLKLAENEKMEVLARIRYRQTLEKAILHRTVSGLYVIFENPQSAITEGQFVAWYNGSELLGSGVIS, via the coding sequence ATGAAAAAACGAGTAGTTGTCGGACTTAGCGGTGGTGTAGATTCCAGCGTTGCAGCCTATCTTTTAAAAGAGCAGGGCTACGACGTTATCGGACTTTTTATGAAGAACTGGCACGATGATACCGTAACAATCTCAGATGAATGCCCGTGGCTTGAAGATAGTAACGACGCGATGCTTGTAGCCGAAAAGCTCGATATTCCTTTTCAAACTGTAGATTTAAGCGAAGAATATAAAGAACGAATCGTTGATTATATGTTTCGCGAATATCAAATGGGACGTACTCCGAACCCAGACGTACTTTGCAATCGCGAAATAAAGTTTGATGTTTTTATGAAAATAGCTCTCAGCTTGGGAGCCGATTTTGTGGCAACAGGACATTATTGTAGGAAAGGCACTTTTGAAAAAGATGGTCAAGAAATTCATAAATTATTGGCTGGAAAAGATCCAAACAAAGACCAATCTTACTTTCTCTGCCAACTTTCGCAAGAGCAACTTGCAAAAACCCTTTTTCCTATTGGTGAATTACTTAAACCCGAAGTTCGAAAAATAGCTTCGGAACAAGGCCTAATTACTGCAGAGAAACGCGACTCACAAGGTTTGTGTTTCATCGGGAAAGTGAGACTTCCTGAATTTCTTCAACAAAAATTAGCGCCAATAGATGGTGTTATTGTGGAAGTTCCAGCGAGCTTTTCAGAATATAAAAGAAGTCAACCAGTATTTTCTTCCGAAGAAGAAAAGTTCAAATACCTTTCTACTAAAAGAATTTATACCAAAGTAGATGGTAAACAAGTGGGCATTCATCATGGAGCGCACTATTTCACCAAAGGTCAACGAAAAGGTTTGGCCGTTGGCGGAACCAAAGAACCGCTCTTTGTAATAGATACCGATGTGGAAGAAAACATAATATACACCGGCCAAGGCAAAGACCATCCAGGTCTTTATCGCCGCGGACTTTTCGTTAAAAATGAGGAAATACACTGGGTTCGTGAAGACTTAAAACTTGCCGAAAATGAAAAAATGGAAGTCTTGGCGCGTATTCGTTACAGACAAACTTTAGAAAAAGCGATTTTACATCGCACAGTTTCGGGACTTTATGTTATATTTGAAAACCCACAATCCGCTATAACCGAAGGCCAGTTTGTTGCTTGGTACAACGGTTCCGAATTACTCGGAAGTGGCGTAATCTCTTAA